In the Vanacampus margaritifer isolate UIUO_Vmar chromosome 9, RoL_Vmar_1.0, whole genome shotgun sequence genome, ttattattattatactcgCATTACAAGACGGGTACCAGAAATGATCTCCACGTGTGGTTACTGTTTGTGGAATTTTGGCTGCAGATGGTCATACAGAAGACGTTATCGTTTTTAGACGCCAGTGTTGCCATCTCCTGGCCAGTATGAGAAATGTTCGCAGTGACAACGTCCGGCAATCCAAAACCAAATTATGGGCCGTTTTTCGATTGGTGTCTCTTGCCATAATACTATTTTCgtttctgaaataaaaaattaaaatcaaactgTGATTGAACTTTTTCTTACCCGTCCCAGATATCCAAACCAGACAATCACGCTGTATTTCaatctattttaaaatgaaaatcaaataaCGAgtcgtttttctatttttaatatctgtttccaaACGTATTATCCAATGACCAAAAGAGACATGGACGTAAACTAACTGACCTTTTAGCaaatatgaatttatttataaGTTTTAATGAACATATGACACTTgtgaaatacaaaatgaaataatgcCTCATTGCCTCTTCATCGGAAGACATGatttacagtcatttttaaTCAATAGAAACACCCAAATGTAAAAGGTTTTCTTGTTTGTTGTCTGGAACGGGTAAgtaaaagtctaaaaaaaaagttagatttttaatttttatttctaaaacgAATGGAATATACAGTACGAGACACAAATCGAAAAACGGCTCGTTTATTTGTTTTAGATAACAGGTGTTGTCACCGACAACATTTCTCAAACTGACCAGGAGATGGCCACAGCGTGCCGTCTGCATGGAAATAAtctcttaaaatgaaaacagcaaataGATCCCGTGGGGTTCTTTCATGTAAATTGTTTATGATCACTGTCATCTTGTGGTTAATTTGTggtatgaaataaacaaatgcaATATAGTATGGTATTCAGGCCTATGTTAAAACGATTTCAGTGTTTACAAAAGATGGGGCAAGAATATGTACTCATGgattgttttgttatgttttcttctaaataaacttttattaggattttttccctccatgtAGTTGATTTGATGTGTGTGCTtgtgaaataatataaaaaaataaactgcctGAATTCGTATATCTCAGCAAGAAATGATTAATATCTTTAAATACCATTCATAATTACTATAATGAACAATTTAGccatgttctgtttttttgtttaaaaaaatattatagctttatatatatatatatgcacatggtTTTATCCAACAGGCTCTCAGACAGGCAGCTAAAATCATTAAAGACCCCTCTCACATTCTTCACCCCGCATTTCAGTGGTTCCCCTCCGGGCGGCGCCTTCGCTGCATTGCCTGCAGGACAGAGAGAAGGAGAGACACTTTTGTCCCCAAAGcaattttgctttttaattcCAGTAGCTAATACTTTTTAACACACATACAGATCTTTTTCTTAATATAtactatacatacatatacatattgttgAGTCACTTTATTGATATTGcgtatttatattgtatatatttatattgtgtgCATCTTcatttatactttttattctcttttaaatgtaatgctGCTCAGTTGCTGCTATTTCCCAATTGCCCCTTAGGGGGTGAATaaagttgaattgaattgaattatagTGGATGCCCTAGCACCAAATTAGAAATACAAGATGGAGACAGAGAAAGGACCGATTTTTTTCCCGCAGATCACTTCATTAATGTCCTACTGTGAGGTTTACACTGACAGTTTTAGGAAATATATCTAAAGGTGGGTTGGGTgacttttatgtttgtttggaaATTATTTGTGATGTCGCTCGGCAGTGTTGGGCCCTCAACTCTTTATCTTGGACATCACTGACATTTGTGAGGCGGTCTGTCTTGTCAGAGATTTTACCCAATAAAAGAAGGTTTTGGATAACGGCTTGAACTTTGTCACAACACCACAAGTTTGGATAGTTGATATGAACATTTGTGATTGAATCAGCGAAATTCGGTTCTACGTGTCGGAAGTTCTTTCCAATCTTTCCTTGGAGAAAAGTACAATTGTCACATCCCTGAGCAAGGATGAAAACATCACAGTCCGGTCTTGCCAGCAGACAAGTACACTTAATCAGTAGctacaactcaactcaactttatttatcgaGCACTAACGTAGAAAAAGTCAGGAACCATCAACTGTGCACTTTATTACCGGCTTTATCCACAGGAAACCATTCCTGGCATTTAAGGTCTTCCAAGAGTACACAAAGGGGCACTTCTTAGACCTCTTGTCAGCAGCATCAACTCTGTGACTTCTAATATTGTTAATTATGCGGCCAACATCTAAGCACCCTCGGTGGGCAATACGCCACATCACGTCTAAAATGAGAGATCTAAAGGTGGACAAAATGGAACTATGGGATCCACATAAAGGTGTCCCAATTAAGCAATTAAGATATACAAAGAGCCTACATGTTACCGCTGGGAACAAAAGGAGATATGAAATGGCTGCACAGATTGCAAAAGACTGACAGCATCCTCGCACATTTCAAGTTTCATCCCATTAAAGCATAAATATGTTCCTGACAATGTTTTCCTGTGACTTTTTACATTTCTGACTTCAAGCCTCTCAAGCAACAGGGAAGGAAAAGCAATTTGCTTTGAACTTCTCATACCGGTAATAAATATAGACCACTGTGAGCTGCTTGGAAGTTAGACAACAGGAATGTGCTAATCcatcatgttgttttttgttccgGCTGAACCCTGGTGTGAATTCTTGTAGCGGGATCAATAGAGTAAACCTCTGCTCTTGTGCTCGTCGATCCGAAAAATAATTAGTCAGCTTTCTTGGCGCTGTCAGGAAATGTTTCACTTGAGTTTTATATCAGGTGTGTGGGGAGAGGGGTTGGGTAGGGTGGTGGGGTACTTGTAAGCTATATAAATGTCCCAATAAAAAGCAAAGCTAACGGAACAGAAGCTGAGAACGGTCCTCGATTTCATTTTGGCATTAAGAAATACCCAAAGGTGAGCATACTATACTGCATTGTGTTTCTGTGTGATTTTAAATTAATCTAATTATCAAAATAAACGTAATCAAATATGTTACTACAATGATCCCATCAGATGGATCGTCCAGGGCTACTCTTGATCTTACTGCTGTCCTCACGTGTTCATGGTTTCCAGTACACTGAACTGGCGAACTATGTGGACAGTCATCAAGAAGAGTACGTTGAGGTACAGTATCTTTTTAATGTTCTTTTCATTTAGTTTACAGTCCTGGTGAAAAGTAACAGTagcctataaaaaaatatattgcttgTGTCGTCTACAATATTGTAAccctaagatttttttttttttttttgcagaggctGGGTATAAGGTTGGCTACAAAATAGTTTAAGTTTATTAAGTTTTCTGGCGTCTTCCTaattaaataaaccaaacaCGGCAGGACAGGATTCAAACACGTCtctcttttccttcctttcGGCTTGCTCGGTTacacccctctctctctctctcttgcgcTCATGACATGCGCAGTACACAAAACCCTTCAGCAtgtaaactaaaatacaaaaccaaaagtaacaattcacaaaacaaattattagtcaattgcaagtaaataaaaatacacatttgcaaaCTACGTGTTACAATATCATCGAATGACTCAttcctgcatgtgtgtgtactgCCACTGACAGGGTTGGACTTGAACCGTattgaacaaaataattgtgTGTTTCACATAACATACATAGCATAGAGGCACGAATGGATGTTTACAAATCTAAGACTTGAGAAATGATATATCATTAGGTTAATGTGTCTGTTGGATTTGATAGCTTTGTCTGTGTGAGAttctaattatttatttcttgtatATATGTTAGGCTCTGCGGGAATGGGTAGCTGTTGAAAGTGACTCCAGCAACATCCTGAAGAGATCAGATTTACATCACATGATGGATTTGACAGCAGAAAAGCTCCGGCAAATGGGAGGAAACGTCCATTTAATCGACATTGGTAATCAAGAGGTTAGTTAAACGTGTAGACTGAGAACAAGAAAACTTCACTATTTTATCCATTGGTACATATGGAATGTAAATATGGTTAAGTAAtggttgtaaaacacaatatactgtatgtgcactTGCACTGtatataatgtgtttttatgacttggaGGCAGTTAGCAGCTCTGTCTTGCTGACGTAAAACAAGGAAATGGGCATGCGCATCACTTTGGTAACGCCCACTTCTGTTGAccaatcagatgacagtgaTGTCAAAGAGAGTTGCTGTTCAGGCACACCTCCATGATTTTTCTCTCCCGAGGTTGTCCCGAAAACTTTATAGCACCTTGAAGAATAAATAAGCCGaggctgagattcaaacccagaacctacCGATTGACAAGCTAACCACCAACTCCCAACGGTGCCCTGAAATGTTGCAAATTAAAAtggtatgtgtgtttgtatctGCAGCTGCCTGGCGGACAGATCTTGATGTTGCCAAAAGTTGTGGCTGCTCAGTTTGGGAATGACTCCAACAAGCACACCGTGTGTATCTACGGCCATACAGATGTCCAACCAGCAAAACTCGAGGATGGCTGGGCAACTGATCCATTCAACCTCACTGACCTCAATGGTAACagctttgaatgttttctttgcaATATATCATGTacagagacaaaaaaataataataattcaacaaacactatacaaataaattcatatatttatgtctttttgtttttccaggtaATCTATATGGCAGAGGAGCATCCGACAACAAAGCTCCAGTTTTAGCTTGGATTCATGCTGTGGAGGCTTACAAGTCCCTTAATATGGTGTAACAATGTTCATAATATCAATACCAATATTGATTTAGCCGTCCTTTGAAAGGTTGATGGGGTCAAACTACGACCAACTTTTTAGTGTCTGCAAAAGAGGACGTTTCTCATTGCACTGTTGATTACCCTGAAAACGACAAATCGGCATATCATGAAGCATCAGGTTTCATGGTATAGAAACAAGAAGCCAAAATGAGTTCCATCGCAGGGTATCGAGGCTTTCCTTCAGAGATATggccagggttattatagttttggaatttttcattttagttagtttttatttcggtttgatttttaaatgtagttagttttaatttgtttttagggtggttctgttgttattagtttgagttatttcaTTAATGCTTGATTTTAGTTAGttacagtattagttttagtttaaaaaaatgtgtattacttgtgcgtgatattaaaaaaaaaaaaaccacaccatgggagtgacgtcatctgaaggtgcttttctattagcTGCTGCTCGATgaagtcacttttgtgtgacacactttcaaatgtccttattgtgCTTAATGTccaaataaatgtacttaaaatcacatttaaaatcatccccaaaggctcaagcattaaatttattaccaaagactaaaactaaggatatcttttgctataattatagtacggtttagttagttttcgttttaaaaaaaaaaaaaagcattttcgtttttactttatttcattcacgaaattgttttttgaattttatttttttcgttagttttagttaactaaaataacgttggtctgggcttccctgcccCCACGACCCGACCCCGGGTAAGTGGATGAAATTGGATGAGAATTAAGGTAGAACAGGGCCTATATGAGTATCTGTAATATTTGCATTCCTCATTGTCTTTATGATTTTAGAAAAACAGGGACGTTTTAAAACAGAAAAGGTTAAGTGTTTGGCCTGAATACAGGTTCAAATATTCAGGTTCAGGTTCAGGTAGGCAGGAAAATCCGTCATCAACATAAATGCAAAATCAGTTCTAatcttacatttattttcatttttgcttaCCAGGAATTACCAGTAAATGTGAAATTCATCGTTGAGGGCATGGAGGAAACCGGCTCCAATGGTCTGGATGCAATGATTCAGTCACACAAAGACACTTTCTTCTCTGACGTGGATTACATCATCATTTCTGACTGTGGCTGGCTCAGCAGGAAACCAGCTCTGACCTACGGCACGCGGGGCAACTGCTATTTCTTTGCTGAGGTTGTATGAGCACGTGGATTCGTGAGCCAAACGACAACGAAAAAGCTACGCCGAATTCTAACCTCTTTTACATTTGCAGGTTGACGGCCCTAAGCAGGACTTACATTCTGGTGTTTATGGAGGCACCGTAATAGAGCCCATGACTGATCTCGTTGGCCTTCTTGGTGAGTATGTTGCATCATttacttcatatatatatatatatatatatatatatatatatatatatatatatatatatatatatatatatatatataggggtgtgccaaaaaaatcgattctcatttagtacgattcagaatcgattttaaatgtcccaaaattgattttatttaaattattttatattgtcttgcctttgcctgtgtgtgccatgatttggagcactgttcatgttgtttgGCCActaaggggcagtgtggttccacgcggtctaatacactgttaagttgtagccacattagagagtagaaggaaaaagtcacgatcaagttattccaataaaagtttttttttcttcagcgtggagccgttgttttgagtgataaaagtgccgcgagtagcgcgctaattagcattagcgagtcagactggagtagatcattacaattccttgcacatctatagattgaagcaaaaatcattgtcaatcaaatcattttgaatcaaaaatcgctcttaaccgaaaatcgattctgaatcaaatcgctgacccaaaaatcggaatcgaatcgtgatacattcaaagattcccacccctaatatatagtAAATGTATTGTTAATTGCAAATGGTGGTGTTCTAGAAGGCAAAACCATAAAATTCACATCTTCCACTCTGCAGACACTCTAATAAGCCCTAGTGGcaagattttgattcctgggatcAATGAGGCTGTAGCTCCCCTCTATGATGAAGAATGGAAAATGATGCAAGATATCCAGTTTGACCTTGACAACTACAAAAGCAAAATTGGTGTCAGTGAGCTCATGTACAGTAACAAGGTGGcaacaaatttgaatatttttgcatattattgtaTCAAGCAAGATGAATTTGCCAAGAACTTTGTTCTCTGTAGGTGGACTTGTTGGCTCATAGGTGGCGCTATCCAACTGTCTCCATCCATGGCATCGAGGGAGCATTCTCTGACCCTGGCACTAAAACCGTCATCCCAGCTAAGGTTACTGGTAAATTCTCCATTAGACAAGTTCCTAATATGGAACCCGCAGAGGTCCAAAAACAGGTGAGTCTGCTGTGttagatataaaataaatgccATTGTAATTAACATCTTACAATGATTTCTTGAAACAATTTCCTTATTGATTCTTTATTTAAGGTCACAGATTACCTGCATTCAATGTTTGCCAAGAGGAAGAGTCCCAACAAATTAAAAGTCACAATGGTGATTGGAGCAAGGCCTTGGATAGCTGATCCTCAAGATCTTCTTTATGAGGCCGGCAAAGTAGCTGTCAAGAGAGGTTTTCTATTATTCGCTacttaaatgggaagtcaactttaaacatttctcccttgctagtctaaacatgacattctgattattatgacatttgtggaatatgagttacgcagcaaaatacagctgtattgatccatctcaggtggcggccattttgccacttgctgtcgacggaagatgacatcacagctgctcagggctcaggcaacgaccaatcacagctcacctgttttctgaagttgagttgtgattggttgtgacctgagcaactgggatgtcattttcactcaacaaagtggcaaaatggccgccttctgatattgataaaaacggctggattttgctgcttgtcTCATATTCTATTAATGTAATATAAACCCGAAtaccatattattgtcaagatatatatatatttagaatcaTAGAAACATATACATGTCCTACATTTATATGAAAGTGGGATCAATCGAAATGAATGCCTTTAAGTTCAGGTCGTCATGATAAATCAGAATACTGTCCGtataatacagtatgtataattAACATAGGTGTATGTGTATATTGAGtactgcaataaaaataaaaaaattctatcccATCTTATACATgatcttttttgcagttttcaaTACGTTTCCCGATTTGATCCGTGAGGGCGGGACCATCCCTATCGCCAAAACCTTCCAGACTGTGACGGGAAAAAGCATCATCATGTTACCCATCGGTGGCTTTGACGACGGGCTGCACTCGCAGAATGAGAAAATAAGCAGGTTTGACTCCAGCATTGATCACATGACATATTctgaattatttttgacattgaCATGACTCGTAAGGAGATAGTGCTTCATATTTTCTTTAAGGTTGTTGATAATGAGAgcttgagaaaaaaattgtaactgaTATCAGTAAACCCACAACTAATTATGATTAccttcattaaaaacaataatgatgATCATGATGAATTTTAATAAAACACTTATTTTCCCTTTCTTCCCAGGTACAACTATATCGAAGGGACCAAGTTATTTATTGCATACCTGTATGAAGTGTCACAGATTGAGAAGAGCCGCGTGTAAGACATTTCCTGGCCTTCAGTTGAACAATAAATTGTGTTATTGTTAGTAGACAAAATTTCATTTACACTTTAATGGCTGACATCAATAATTAGATGGACATTTCTGTCCTTTGAGCATGTTAGCTTTTCAAATTGTTTCTTGTAGCAGAATGTGTATTAAATTTCCCTTGAGGAATGATGAGTCTAATAAAATCAAACCACAAAAAACtctttgtatttcattgttttaGAAAATATTAGCCACAGCGTATGCTGTCAAAAAGCAGGACCCGAGGATTATGTTGTGAGGATTTAAATAGCCCTTCATTTACTTCCTCTCCTTGAGCTTGTTACCTTGTGAGTATCGCTGATGGTCCAGTATTTGCGGGGCTTTATGGCCGCTGGTCAGGTCAACCAACACAAAGCGGTCCAAGGAGAAGGGCCAGCAATGCACAGCTCAGAACGCCCCCTATGATGACAAACAAATAGAGAAAATGTTTTCCCTCACTTGTAGCCAGGCCTTGCTGATGACGAAAACAACCagaggtccaggaagtaaaaaccttgccacaatTTGGTTTAGTCACAGCTAGCTACTCAAAATGGCGGGTAAATGGAATCATAGAAGcactaaagccaaaccgtggcaaGAACTTATCTCCATTTGCTCCGCATGGTTTGAATCTgtgtgctaaatgctaatgcgCTATGCTAGTTTGTAGCGGTACCACTACGTGGGACTTGGGAGCTAGCATATTCTTTTTGTCATCCAAGAGAGGCTTTTATCTTGATCAGAATATTCTGCTTGTTCTCTATTCTTTGCTGAATAGTTGTTCCTGTGTTGGTTGTTTTCATCTTCTGCCCTCACGTATCAAGTTGAAACAGTTTTTCAAGTTGGTCTGGGAGGAGCTCTCGGCTCAGCCGTCGTGTGTATCGCAAAACAATTTCGCATCAAAAACAGTTAGCTTTCAAATGCTTCTCAGTCTCAGCATAAAAGTATGGTTTCCTGGAAATATTACAActtcaataaaataattgaaaatatttatgtCAGTGtccagtatacacattcattcctttattgagagccagtaaagtaaacatgaccatcttattgcatatggaggtatgcgggaaagtgtccatTTCCGCTATTAGTGAATCTGCAAGTCACGAGTtcagagataaaaaaataaaataactcagAAAAACGGAACACGAGctatgtttttcagaatattttttttccagcctgtttttcctgaatattttttttttgttaaaaaaaaatcttttttttttttttaaaaaatcctgtttttttgaatattttttcctgtttttttgaatatttttttcctgttttttttaaataattttttcagactgtttttttgaatatttttttcatttttttttgaatattttttttcagcctgtttttctgaataatttttaaaatattttttttcagcctgtttttcggaatattttttgacagaaaaaaatattcagtaaaacagaaaataatattcagaaaaacagaaaattaaaataaaatactcaaaaaaccCAAAGCTCCctaaaaaatttgtcagaaaaacaggagttgttttttttttttcaagtgaatgcaatacgcttctgtagGAAGGTTCTCGGTAAATAATATTTCAGAAGTGTTTATTAAACTGGTAGCCTCTTACATTCATCAGTATTTAAAAAGTAGCTTtcagttttcaaaaaaaaagttggtgaccACTGCTCTAGAATCTTCtgacatgaaaaacaaattgaGGCAGCTTGACATAgaacacattttctttctttagatccaaaaaaagaatatatttaATGGGTTAAAAGAACATAATTCTTGATGCTTTGTGAATGAACATTCCACCTGTCGTCAACTGGAATGACATGAATATGAACATTATGGATACCAGTGTGCTTTAAAACTTCATGTCTTGAAGTAGGTTTTCTCTTTGAATAGTCCATCCtaacaaaccaaaaaatatacataacaaaaaatatatatcaatagaTGCTATGTCATTACAATAGTCATTTTATATTATCTCGCacgataatgaaaaaaaaaaacaaaaaaactacagaaCAGCgctaaggaaaaaaaattcaagtagaTCAGTCACATccagatacatatatatttgctgaacaaataaaaaaacaaatatccgtCATTGCATTTTAGATAACGGTGACCATGCAGGGTGTCAACATAGTCTGGCTATACTGCAAATCATTTGTTCAATAAACTTTCGGACAGCCTAAAGactaaatcaaaatggctgttAAACGTTGCTTTACCTGTGACAAATGCAAACAGAGGTAAACACAACTTGAAGCCTGAACGTCTACAAAGAGTCACtcaacataaaacaataaaatagtaACGCTTGTGTGGCAATGGAGGGTGCTTGCATCAAAATCAATGGGATGGTTTGTAACAGAGATTATGAAAGATACGTTTGAAAATAAGCAGACATGCCAGCagaataataattatgattaaaaaaaatcctacaatCCTACTTGAATTTTGTTAAATTATCAAATTCAGCCAAATGTAACGAGTCAGTTCTAAAtaagaaatattaaataaaacaaaaacaaattcccaACTTTATCTAAAGGCACTGATTTGTAATCTTCCATCACCAATTGATAACATATTTGCCAAATAACCAAAAATAGCTTTTGGGGGTTTGACACCTGAAAATTTTCACTCTGTATGAGTTTGATGCATGTTCTGCTGAGACTCACTAAAATACAAATTGATAGAATTAGCTCTCACATATTTTGTGAGCAAAGGCGGAAGGTGAACTACAAAAATGTTCACATCTTAACAGTCCCAAATTTCTCTTCACAGCATGCTTATTAGTCACACATCGATACTAACAGTGCTGCTTGGAACTGAGATGTATTCCTAATCTTTTTGTCCTTTACATTTACACAGACCTGCCAAAAATGAGGTAAAATAGTAATCATGATACTGTCaattccccacttttatgtcatATTTCTATGGGGtatagatgccacggacttccgacttccgggtttcacacatcagcgccgttttgACCGCGTTCCAACACGGGAGCgggcaaccgaggggcacaagggCGGAAACGCAAGCAACGGgtcgcggcccacacgtcgcaagcACAGCGCTGATGTGGGatacccggaagtcggaagtcccgcctcctccgtggcatataccccgcACTGGCTTTTGGTGCATCAAAAAGTCAATTATCTGTATTCAGACATGGATTTTTGAATATGTTCTGAATCGAAGTTAGGGCAACACAAGGGTTGTTAAACATTGTTATAGACAGTAAGTATCTCAAAAGTCAACCTGCAAAATTGTGGCAGAAGAAAAAACACGCATAAGATAAAGAGAATAATTAAGATCAATTTAGAGAGGACAGTCCACAATTGAGGAggatgttttccacaaaaccaTCTGattgttgttgggttttttttatgtgcaaaaaCAACTTGACTGCTATATTAAACATTGAAGAGGCACAATGCTACAACGCTACGCTTGCTTACACgttaattatttgcattttatttcttCAGAAAATGTCGGAACAGGACAAAAATGCGAAGAGTCAAACATTCAGACTGTTAAGACTATTATAAAAAGATgtgttgaaaaatgaaaactcTTTGCAAATGAATGAGGAAGGACAAAACATATTCTGTATTGTcggccaattaaaaaaataatcaacatttcAAGAGTGCTCATGAACCACCTTCAGACCACCTcctcaaaattatatatatataaaaataataataatattaataatacaaaaaacaacaacaaccaaaaacacTTTCTTTCTGTTCTTGCTGCTATGCTGTTTAGTCTTGTCTTTACACGCCTCTGACAGCAGAGGGCAGTGACAGCATCTCACAGTTAAAAATAATGCCAACAGCGGAGAAGTCCAGCACCCTCAAAGGTCACTCCCAGTTGGATGAGTGCAAAACAAAAGGAGACAATCAACACAGCATGGTGTGACAACAAGCCAAGAGAAGTTCCAAGCAGACTCCAGTTGTCAGAGCTCGTCGAGTGGTCTACACGGGAGTGGCTTCATTGTCATGTTGATGGTCCACAAGAGGGCGACGGCCTTCACTTGAGCTGCGAGATTCCAAATCTTGGGAGGGTGACCCGAGTCCCCAGCTTAACGACGACcagtttttgcaaaaaaaaaaagaagcatccaCGCAAATGGCAGTGTTCGTGTTCATCCTCTCGACTCGGCGTGCAATTCGGTAACATTCAAACGCACCCCAAAATGAATCCAATAAATCAGCAGTATCTGGCGGACttgcatcaacaacaacaaaaaaaacaaaaaaaaaaaaacaacaaaaaaaacagcaataaaaCACCAGTCAATTCACAAACTTCTTAGAAGAATCAACCAATATTAACATTCGCTCTGCTTTGGGCAGAGTCAGGTCAAGTG is a window encoding:
- the cndp1 gene encoding cytosolic non-specific dipeptidase; this encodes MDRPGLLLILLLSSRVHGFQYTELANYVDSHQEEYVEALREWVAVESDSSNILKRSDLHHMMDLTAEKLRQMGGNVHLIDIGNQELPGGQILMLPKVVAAQFGNDSNKHTVCIYGHTDVQPAKLEDGWATDPFNLTDLNGNLYGRGASDNKAPVLAWIHAVEAYKSLNMELPVNVKFIVEGMEETGSNGLDAMIQSHKDTFFSDVDYIIISDCGWLSRKPALTYGTRGNCYFFAEVDGPKQDLHSGVYGGTVIEPMTDLVGLLDTLISPSGKILIPGINEAVAPLYDEEWKMMQDIQFDLDNYKSKIGVSELMYSNKVDLLAHRWRYPTVSIHGIEGAFSDPGTKTVIPAKVTGKFSIRQVPNMEPAEVQKQVTDYLHSMFAKRKSPNKLKVTMVIGARPWIADPQDLLYEAGKVAVKRVFNTFPDLIREGGTIPIAKTFQTVTGKSIIMLPIGGFDDGLHSQNEKISRYNYIEGTKLFIAYLYEVSQIEKSRV